A stretch of the Hyperolius riggenbachi isolate aHypRig1 chromosome 11, aHypRig1.pri, whole genome shotgun sequence genome encodes the following:
- the BEAN1 gene encoding protein BEAN1 yields the protein MSIKVTCTKIYLNQSNSLPEYFGYVRSSHDSTLLVSPLVVAGIVIGLVLFLSCVTIIIGSLRKDGRERDWRLENPSYDGISYAPSFGDLSSVCTGDISPALDFASYLGLNVPYPDFPPRYDDCVIPGATDSYFPTDEPPPYSLEDPHRHCDLVLSNNSSEETALRSHDTAENLQITASLSSADGHLVSPSRTMSKTSLQLSTLSLDIQTDSPSPVILVS from the exons ATGTCCATCAAAGTCACATGCACAA AGATCTACTTAAACCAGAGTAACTCTCTTCCTGAGTATTTTGGTTACGTCCGGAGCAGCCATGATTCTACTTTGCTGGTGTCACCACTGGTTGTAGCAGGAATTGTAATTGGACTGGTTCTTTTCTTGTCCTGTGTCACCATCATCATTGGAAGCCTGAGGAAAGATGGGAGAGAAAGAGACTGGCGTCTTGAAAATCCAAGCTACG ATGGAATATCCTATGCACCTTCCTTTGGAGATCTGAGCTCTGTCTgcactggggacatctctccagCTTTAGATTTCGCCTCATATCTAGGCCTAAATGTTCCCTACCCAGACTTCCCTCCACG CTATGATGACTGTGTCATACCAGGAGCCACAGACTCATACTTCCCCACTGATGAACCTCCACCCTACTCCCTGGAAGACCCACATCGTCATTGCGATTTGGTACTTAGCAACAACAGCTCTGAAGAGACAGCACTGAGATCACATGACACCGCAGAAAACCTCCAGATCACAGCTTCTTTGTCTTCAGCTGACGGCCATCTTGTTTCTCCAAGCAGAACTATGAGCAAGACGAGTCTACAGCTTTCCACACTATCCCTGGACATCCAGACAGACTCCCCATCTCCGGTCATTCTTGTTTCATAA